The proteins below come from a single Bombus pyrosoma isolate SC7728 linkage group LG10, ASM1482585v1, whole genome shotgun sequence genomic window:
- the LOC122571522 gene encoding uncharacterized protein LOC122571522 isoform X2: MNYVYGWWKSICKFKYLFGIKNTFFYHFIIMSSKMSSARKAVATRSNKNTVESNHHLPTSGLSYDCNKLLEITVKTKGRKRTSTMVSSSPTSHKVEEKKKPGHSGDQNWGRVFREQNKAVMKQEAKRAPGSKSSKHGNDTKETKKHFLNHQKLDHKFLDEIPVKQSTPQKRIEEHIKSTPYTTNPSSTSIPSTVESVIVYDRGVQCDGVSDYSDDKFGVFNPVHTLHFLIKELEHLVKDDKANKILADMEQVVFRIPIESSKPPIVDLEAKLETTRQMNSMYEALRKERDSLLRQVHEQQLLLNETQKRQLDLEVIEKTLKQELDKTIKVIQARDKTISELTEEMKNYESSQKIVAELRTNLAEQTERVRQLNSEVKHLTLEKDKLSVLSSYKHSLLIEHLNEIKKVQHFIADQLKDIYIHEDNSNPQIPIVHGRRACSSPTSTSSPDSNIRTSWHDISDVSLSTVDHDPSKIKHVQGFLHKSNKIPVFSETQIGNLENKQVKDVQDPSIKDSANLEFISLPAGESSLTLLPSYKDLGCTEVSQYVNQGKDDVVTFSNKKNDNLKNFKDTNKVSSSEHLNLPNKKAHEKETDVQESNRIKKSMESNKGQSSPHNLIGSNITEQFQNIVEDIRMQSKMPVNIPSPLRSYPHPEWSDSTLPTISTASDINVI; this comes from the exons ATGAATTATGTCTATGGTTGGTGGAAATCGATTTGtaagtttaaatatttgtttggtataaaaaacacatttttctaccattttattataatgagTAGCAAAATGAGCTCTGCTAGGAAAGCTGTTGCTACCCGCAGTAACAAAAATACAGTGGAAAGTAACCACCATTTG cCTACTTCTGGATTATCTTATGATTGTAATAAACTGTTAGAAATAACTGTGAAAACCAAGGGCCGTAAACGTACATCAACTATGGTTAGCAGTAGCCCAACTAGTCAcaaagtagaagaaaaaaagaaacctgGTCATAGTGGCGATCAAAACTGGGGTAGGGTGTTCAGAGAACAAAATAAAGCTGTTATGAAACAAGAGGCAAAGAGAGCACCAGGTTCAAAATCATCAAAACATGGTAATGACACTAAGGAGACtaagaaacattttctaaatCATCAGAAACTAGAT CACAAATTTTTAGATGAAATTCCTGTCAAGCAATCAACTCCTCagaaaagaatagaagaacATATAAAATCTACACCATACACTACAAATCCGTCAAGTACATCAATACCAAGCACTGTGGAATCTGTCATAGTTTATGACAGAGGAGTACAATGTGATGGAGTATCTGATTACTCTGATGACAAATTTGGTGTGTTCAACCCGGTTCatacattacattttttaataaaggaaTTAGAACACTTAGTTAAAGATGATAAAGCTAATAAAATTCTTGCTGATATGGAGCAAGTAGTATTTAGAATACCAATTGAATCCAGTAAACCACCTATAGTG GATTTAGAAGCTAAATTAGAAACAACTAGACAAATGAATTCTATGTATGAAGCATTACGCAAGGAGAGAGATTCTTTACTGCG ACAAGTTCATGAACAACAATTGCTATTAAATGAAACTCAAAAAAGGCAGTTAGATTTAGAAGTAATTgaaaaaacattaaaacaagaattagataaaacaataaaagttATTCAAGCTAGAGATAAAACAATATCCGAATTAACAGAAGAGATGAAGAATTATGAATCTTCTCAAAAAATTGTAGCGGAGTTAAGAACGAATCTCGCTGAACAAACTGAACGTGTAAGACAGTTGAATTCAGAGGTGAAGCACTTAACATTGGAAAAAGATAAACTTTCAGTTTTGTCATCATACAAGCATTCGTTATTAATCGAACATCTTAATGAAATCAA GAAGGTTCAACATTTCATTGCAGAccaattaaaagatatttatattcacgAAGATAATTCGAATCCACAAATTCCAATTGTTCATGGACGTCGTGCATGTTCATCGCCTACTTCTACCTCTTCACCTGATTCCAATATACGTACCTCTTGGCACGATATATCTGATGTTTCTTTATCCACAGTGGATCATGATCCGTCCAAAATTAAACATGTACAAGGTTTTCTgcataaatcaaataaaataccagTCTTTTCAGAAACTCAAATTGGGAACCTAGAAAATAAACAAGTCAAGGATGTTCAAGATCCTTCGATTAAAGACTCTGccaatttagaatttattagtTTACCTGCTGGAGAATCTTCACTTACCCTTTTACCTTCTTATAAAGACCTGGGTTGCACAGAAGTTAGCCAATatg tTAATCAAGGGAAAGATGATGTAGTAAcatttagtaataaaaaaaacgataatttaaaaaattttaaagatacgAATAAAGTATCATCATCGGAACATTTAAATTTGCCCAACAAAAAGGCTCATGAGAAAGAGACTGATGTACAAGAgtcaaatagaattaaaaagtcTATGGAGTCAAATAAAGGACAAAGTTCGCCTCATAATTTAATAGGCTCTAATATAACAGAACAATTTCAGAATATAGTTGAAGATATAAGGATGCAAAGTAAAATGCCAGTTAACATACCAAGTCCACTCAGGAGTTATCCTCATCCAGAATGGAGTGATAGTACTTTACCCACTATCAGTACTGCTTCGGACATAAATGTGATATAA
- the LOC122571522 gene encoding uncharacterized protein LOC122571522 isoform X1, with product MNYVYGWWKSICKFKYLFGIKNTFFYHFIIMSSKMSSARKAVATRSNKNTVESNHHLPTSGLSYDCNKLLEITVKTKGRKRTSTMVSSSPTSHKVEEKKKPGHSGDQNWGRVFREQNKAVMKQEAKRAPGSKSSKHGNDTKETKKHFLNHQKLDHKFLDEIPVKQSTPQKRIEEHIKSTPYTTNPSSTSIPSTVESVIVYDRGVQCDGVSDYSDDKFGVFNPVHTLHFLIKELEHLVKDDKANKILADMEQVVFRIPIESSKPPIVQDLEAKLETTRQMNSMYEALRKERDSLLRQVHEQQLLLNETQKRQLDLEVIEKTLKQELDKTIKVIQARDKTISELTEEMKNYESSQKIVAELRTNLAEQTERVRQLNSEVKHLTLEKDKLSVLSSYKHSLLIEHLNEIKKVQHFIADQLKDIYIHEDNSNPQIPIVHGRRACSSPTSTSSPDSNIRTSWHDISDVSLSTVDHDPSKIKHVQGFLHKSNKIPVFSETQIGNLENKQVKDVQDPSIKDSANLEFISLPAGESSLTLLPSYKDLGCTEVSQYVNQGKDDVVTFSNKKNDNLKNFKDTNKVSSSEHLNLPNKKAHEKETDVQESNRIKKSMESNKGQSSPHNLIGSNITEQFQNIVEDIRMQSKMPVNIPSPLRSYPHPEWSDSTLPTISTASDINVI from the exons ATGAATTATGTCTATGGTTGGTGGAAATCGATTTGtaagtttaaatatttgtttggtataaaaaacacatttttctaccattttattataatgagTAGCAAAATGAGCTCTGCTAGGAAAGCTGTTGCTACCCGCAGTAACAAAAATACAGTGGAAAGTAACCACCATTTG cCTACTTCTGGATTATCTTATGATTGTAATAAACTGTTAGAAATAACTGTGAAAACCAAGGGCCGTAAACGTACATCAACTATGGTTAGCAGTAGCCCAACTAGTCAcaaagtagaagaaaaaaagaaacctgGTCATAGTGGCGATCAAAACTGGGGTAGGGTGTTCAGAGAACAAAATAAAGCTGTTATGAAACAAGAGGCAAAGAGAGCACCAGGTTCAAAATCATCAAAACATGGTAATGACACTAAGGAGACtaagaaacattttctaaatCATCAGAAACTAGAT CACAAATTTTTAGATGAAATTCCTGTCAAGCAATCAACTCCTCagaaaagaatagaagaacATATAAAATCTACACCATACACTACAAATCCGTCAAGTACATCAATACCAAGCACTGTGGAATCTGTCATAGTTTATGACAGAGGAGTACAATGTGATGGAGTATCTGATTACTCTGATGACAAATTTGGTGTGTTCAACCCGGTTCatacattacattttttaataaaggaaTTAGAACACTTAGTTAAAGATGATAAAGCTAATAAAATTCTTGCTGATATGGAGCAAGTAGTATTTAGAATACCAATTGAATCCAGTAAACCACCTATAGTG CAGGATTTAGAAGCTAAATTAGAAACAACTAGACAAATGAATTCTATGTATGAAGCATTACGCAAGGAGAGAGATTCTTTACTGCG ACAAGTTCATGAACAACAATTGCTATTAAATGAAACTCAAAAAAGGCAGTTAGATTTAGAAGTAATTgaaaaaacattaaaacaagaattagataaaacaataaaagttATTCAAGCTAGAGATAAAACAATATCCGAATTAACAGAAGAGATGAAGAATTATGAATCTTCTCAAAAAATTGTAGCGGAGTTAAGAACGAATCTCGCTGAACAAACTGAACGTGTAAGACAGTTGAATTCAGAGGTGAAGCACTTAACATTGGAAAAAGATAAACTTTCAGTTTTGTCATCATACAAGCATTCGTTATTAATCGAACATCTTAATGAAATCAA GAAGGTTCAACATTTCATTGCAGAccaattaaaagatatttatattcacgAAGATAATTCGAATCCACAAATTCCAATTGTTCATGGACGTCGTGCATGTTCATCGCCTACTTCTACCTCTTCACCTGATTCCAATATACGTACCTCTTGGCACGATATATCTGATGTTTCTTTATCCACAGTGGATCATGATCCGTCCAAAATTAAACATGTACAAGGTTTTCTgcataaatcaaataaaataccagTCTTTTCAGAAACTCAAATTGGGAACCTAGAAAATAAACAAGTCAAGGATGTTCAAGATCCTTCGATTAAAGACTCTGccaatttagaatttattagtTTACCTGCTGGAGAATCTTCACTTACCCTTTTACCTTCTTATAAAGACCTGGGTTGCACAGAAGTTAGCCAATatg tTAATCAAGGGAAAGATGATGTAGTAAcatttagtaataaaaaaaacgataatttaaaaaattttaaagatacgAATAAAGTATCATCATCGGAACATTTAAATTTGCCCAACAAAAAGGCTCATGAGAAAGAGACTGATGTACAAGAgtcaaatagaattaaaaagtcTATGGAGTCAAATAAAGGACAAAGTTCGCCTCATAATTTAATAGGCTCTAATATAACAGAACAATTTCAGAATATAGTTGAAGATATAAGGATGCAAAGTAAAATGCCAGTTAACATACCAAGTCCACTCAGGAGTTATCCTCATCCAGAATGGAGTGATAGTACTTTACCCACTATCAGTACTGCTTCGGACATAAATGTGATATAA
- the LOC122571525 gene encoding uncharacterized protein LOC122571525 isoform X1, with the protein MLRTLCKLTDTFKIKKNLWVQPLAKCSTVTKSNIRNDLVQFSKYKAKILRLVNTSELDKLTQFMSASYAATLISKRTSHGPYKSFDDILLKTEMDIDSWNNFCTLFIDKCDKQKWKKFIKPDINITAMPETILGIYVGPTTINWTLVDRDFNVLVWDSIIWQNNSLKYDIINSVPLFVQQLPLSSSYVMEEFKYHNKSHHTSFMMQHQIASSIASCIKLIINQRTYNSNSLTDTLYILKSSTTARFFNLQLASEVTSVNYVMKSILDDTKTDDEWLCDIHIAYKLKERYMKKFADEREQMGWSLLTTLACFFIIRSRIS; encoded by the exons ATGTTGAGaacattatgtaaattaactgatacatttaaaataaaaaag AATTTATGGGTTCAACCACTAGCAAAATGCTCTACAGTGACGAAAAGTAATATCAGAAATGATCTTGTGCAGTTTTCAAAATACAAAGCTAAAATTTTACGACTAGTTAATACAAGTGAATTGGACAAATTAACACA attCATGTCGGCTTCATATGCTGCAACATTAATATCGAAGCGTACCAGCCATGGACCTTATAAATCAttcgatgatattttattaaaaactgaaATGGATATTGATAGTTGGaacaatttttgtactttattCATCGATAAATGCGATAAACAGAAATGGAAGAAGTTTATAAAACCTGACATAAACATAACAGCA ATGCCAGAAACGATACTGGGTATATATGTAGGACCCACCACAATAAATTGGACATTAGTAGATCGTGATTTTAACGTGTTAGTTTGGGATTCCATAATTTGGCAGAATAACTCtttgaaatatgatataatcaACTCG GTACCACTTTTTGTCCAACAATTACCACTATCTAGTTCTTATGTGAtggaagaatttaaatatcataacaaATCACATCATACTTCATTCATGATGCAACATCAGATAGCCAGTTCCATTGCAAgctgtattaaattaataataaatcaaa gAACATATAATTCGAATTCATTAACAGATACTCTgtacatattaaaatcttcGACGACAGCGCGTTTTTTTAATCTTCAGCTTGCCTCTGAAGTAACATCTGTAAACTATGTTATGAAATCAATACTAGATGATACCAAGACAGATGATGAATGGTTATGTGATATACACATAgcctataaattaaaagaaagatatatgaaAAAGTTTGCAGATGAAAGAGAACAGATGGGCTGGTCTCTATTGACAACTTTAgcttgtttttttattattagaagtCGTATATCTTGA
- the LOC122571529 gene encoding uncharacterized protein LOC122571529: protein MPGNSLGRRSSTNPVRISSFDREDKSFMRTESRKTQTLKPKIFSNENSHIPRPRMRASSCDRISIRGSVLKTTDVYYYFYS from the exons ATGCCGGGTAACTCTTTAGGGCGTAGATCATCTACGAATCCCGTAAGGATATCTTCGTTTGATAGGGAAGATAAAAGTTTCATGAGGACAGAATCGAGAAAAACACAAACATTAAAACCAAAGATTTtctcaaatgaaaattctcaTATACCAAGGCCTCGAATGCGAGCTTCTTCGTGTGATAGAATAAGCATTAGAGGATCAGTATTAAAAACAACAG atgtttattactatttttatagcTAA
- the LOC122571525 gene encoding uncharacterized protein LOC122571525 isoform X2 has translation MSASYAATLISKRTSHGPYKSFDDILLKTEMDIDSWNNFCTLFIDKCDKQKWKKFIKPDINITAMPETILGIYVGPTTINWTLVDRDFNVLVWDSIIWQNNSLKYDIINSVPLFVQQLPLSSSYVMEEFKYHNKSHHTSFMMQHQIASSIASCIKLIINQRTYNSNSLTDTLYILKSSTTARFFNLQLASEVTSVNYVMKSILDDTKTDDEWLCDIHIAYKLKERYMKKFADEREQMGWSLLTTLACFFIIRSRIS, from the exons ATGTCGGCTTCATATGCTGCAACATTAATATCGAAGCGTACCAGCCATGGACCTTATAAATCAttcgatgatattttattaaaaactgaaATGGATATTGATAGTTGGaacaatttttgtactttattCATCGATAAATGCGATAAACAGAAATGGAAGAAGTTTATAAAACCTGACATAAACATAACAGCA ATGCCAGAAACGATACTGGGTATATATGTAGGACCCACCACAATAAATTGGACATTAGTAGATCGTGATTTTAACGTGTTAGTTTGGGATTCCATAATTTGGCAGAATAACTCtttgaaatatgatataatcaACTCG GTACCACTTTTTGTCCAACAATTACCACTATCTAGTTCTTATGTGAtggaagaatttaaatatcataacaaATCACATCATACTTCATTCATGATGCAACATCAGATAGCCAGTTCCATTGCAAgctgtattaaattaataataaatcaaa gAACATATAATTCGAATTCATTAACAGATACTCTgtacatattaaaatcttcGACGACAGCGCGTTTTTTTAATCTTCAGCTTGCCTCTGAAGTAACATCTGTAAACTATGTTATGAAATCAATACTAGATGATACCAAGACAGATGATGAATGGTTATGTGATATACACATAgcctataaattaaaagaaagatatatgaaAAAGTTTGCAGATGAAAGAGAACAGATGGGCTGGTCTCTATTGACAACTTTAgcttgtttttttattattagaagtCGTATATCTTGA